One genomic segment of Vulcanisaeta thermophila includes these proteins:
- a CDS encoding potassium channel family protein: MKNVIVVGANDLGIEVSKELIALGYEVTIVDQSNELCSKAYKILKSSASIYRGDPTNPDVLTEVGIDKAEVLLALLDSDDDNYKVCSIGRERGVPIIMAKVSSRDKEDLFKELNVKVINTSAVLATQIVNAVTQSFKFYEDPDNNIKFAIINVPSESPLLGKRISEVVSDYDVAIPYVITGGKPTKVSEDTVIEGGAVLVVVGEPERVDALIRSIIG, encoded by the coding sequence TTGAAGAACGTCATTGTAGTTGGTGCCAATGACCTCGGTATTGAGGTTAGTAAGGAATTGATAGCACTGGGTTATGAGGTAACCATTGTGGACCAAAGCAATGAGCTGTGCTCCAAGGCCTATAAAATACTAAAGTCCAGCGCATCAATCTACAGAGGCGACCCCACAAACCCCGACGTACTCACTGAGGTTGGGATTGACAAGGCCGAGGTCCTACTGGCCTTACTGGATAGTGATGATGATAATTACAAGGTATGTAGTATTGGTAGGGAGAGGGGCGTACCCATAATAATGGCTAAGGTCAGCTCCAGGGATAAGGAGGATTTGTTTAAGGAGTTGAATGTGAAAGTTATAAACACAAGCGCAGTTCTGGCAACCCAGATAGTCAATGCCGTAACCCAGTCATTTAAGTTTTACGAGGACCCCGATAATAATATTAAGTTCGCAATAATCAATGTACCATCAGAATCACCATTACTTGGTAAAAGGATCTCTGAGGTGGTCAGTGATTATGACGTTGCCATACCCTACGTAATAACCGGTGGGAAACCCACCAAGGTCTCCGAGGATACCGTAATCGAGGGCGGCGCCGTTTTGGTAGTCGTGGGTGAGCCAGAGAGGGTTGATGCATTAATACGCAGTATAATAGGATAA
- a CDS encoding universal stress protein gives MPTIERILVGYDGSVAGAKALSYAIMLAKNFRAKLYILHVIEAGKLAVTTEVSMYPSIIESLERSGREILTRAVDEARNAGVDVEGLLEMGSDAAETIINTADRVNADLIVVGSRGLKGLTRFLLGSVSEKVVRYANRPVLVVH, from the coding sequence GTGCCCACCATAGAAAGGATACTGGTAGGTTACGATGGATCGGTCGCGGGGGCCAAGGCCCTTAGTTATGCAATAATGCTCGCCAAGAACTTCAGGGCCAAGCTCTACATACTCCATGTAATCGAGGCCGGGAAGTTGGCGGTAACCACCGAGGTGAGCATGTACCCATCAATAATCGAATCTCTTGAGAGATCGGGTAGGGAAATCCTCACTAGGGCCGTTGATGAGGCGAGGAACGCGGGTGTTGATGTGGAGGGGCTCCTGGAGATGGGTTCGGACGCCGCGGAGACCATAATAAACACTGCGGACAGGGTGAACGCGGACCTCATAGTTGTTGGTTCCCGTGGGTTGAAGGGATTAACTAGGTTTTTACTGGGTTCAGTGAGTGAGAAGGTTGTTAGGTATGCTAATAGGCCGGTGCTCGTGGTTCATTGA
- a CDS encoding mechanosensitive ion channel domain-containing protein, whose translation MINTSVNGAPWYAYLEHVLSTPLAQAFIVAVIAIVLFFILDYVFDKAIRAVVRISRKGDVENAKFIFRIILIVAILAAIAYVYGQYLLVAALLVIFGVIIIVGARPIIEEYFTGKLIKLVREYSFNVGDHVEVAGIKGYVLRETPLGIVVRSSRNEIVYVPYTLVMKGIVRVASLSEGVEIRIPFKVPRNEVSINELRDELTKYMEDLGVEEPRVDIASIEERYIELIARGSYKDLRTMDDVRYSILNKVYELTSEAHRRSGGVRSNE comes from the coding sequence ATGATAAACACCTCAGTTAATGGAGCCCCGTGGTACGCATACCTAGAGCATGTACTGAGTACGCCATTGGCTCAGGCATTTATTGTGGCGGTCATAGCCATAGTATTATTCTTCATCCTGGACTACGTATTCGACAAGGCCATAAGGGCCGTGGTGAGGATATCCAGGAAGGGTGATGTTGAGAATGCCAAGTTCATATTTAGGATAATCCTAATAGTTGCCATACTCGCCGCAATAGCCTACGTGTACGGTCAGTACCTCCTCGTGGCAGCCCTCCTGGTGATATTCGGTGTAATAATCATCGTTGGCGCCAGGCCCATTATTGAGGAGTACTTCACGGGCAAATTGATAAAGTTGGTTAGGGAGTACTCATTCAATGTTGGTGATCACGTAGAGGTGGCGGGTATTAAGGGGTACGTGCTTAGGGAAACACCCCTGGGCATTGTTGTGAGGAGTTCGAGGAATGAGATCGTCTACGTACCGTACACACTGGTCATGAAGGGTATTGTGAGAGTTGCGTCACTGAGCGAGGGGGTTGAGATTAGAATACCATTTAAGGTCCCTAGGAATGAGGTGTCAATTAATGAATTACGTGATGAATTGACTAAGTACATGGAGGACCTAGGCGTTGAGGAGCCAAGGGTGGACATAGCATCCATTGAGGAGAGGTACATAGAGTTGATAGCTAGGGGCTCGTATAAGGATTTAAGGACCATGGATGATGTCAGGTACTCCATACTCAATAAAGTGTATGAATTAACCAGTGAGGCGCATAGACGTTCAGGTGGCGTTAGAAGTAATGAGTGA